Below is a window of Edaphobacter bradus DNA.
AATCTGATGGGAACCAGAGGCGAAGAGATCAGGCAGTTGTTCTTGAAATTCCGCACAGGACATAGGAGCAGGGGAACCGTGATTGTTGTTGGATGTCATAGTGCCGCCTCCTTGAGGTCGGCCTCCTTGGTGGATTCGGGCTGACGGAGTAGCTCTCGGAGTTTGAGTCGTGCTTTGTGAAGTTGCGATTTGCTGTTGCCGGTGGAGCATTCGAGCATGCCGGCGATCTCGTTGTGCTCGAAGCCTTCGACGTCGTGGAGGACGAAGACCATGCGGTAACCGGGAGGCAGTGAGGCGACAGCGCGCTCGAGGGCGACACGGTCGACCGAGCCGGCCAGATGCGGATCGCGGCTGCCGAAGTCACGCTTGGGCGCGTCCTCTTCAGAAGGGTTGATGGTCTCTTCAAGAGAGACGAGTTGCAGGCCCTTCTTGCGCAGGTGCATGAGGACGAGGTTGACCGTGAGGCGGTGCAGCCAGGTGGAGAAGGCGCTCTCGCCGCGGAAGCTGCCGATCTTGCGGAAGAGGTGGAGGAAGGCCTCCTGGGTCATGTCCTCGGCTTCAGAGACGTTGCCGAGCATGCGGAGGCATAGCGTGTAAACCCGGCGCTTATGCAGCGCATAAAGGCGGGAGAACGCTTCGGCGTCACCGGCCTTGGCGCGTTCAATCGCCTCAGTTTCGCCTGCAATGGGAGGATTTCGTTTGAACAACCCTGGAACGGTTTTATTTTCTGTCATCGGTAGGTTCTGGAGATCCATGGCTAGACTCCCGGGTTGGGGGTACTTGTCTTCCCCGTTTCGTTTTTGCCTTCCAAAAGCCTACTTGAAATAGTCGGGATTTTTCATCATCAGAAGATTTAGAGTGCGAGTTGGGAGAAAAGGTTGTGTGGCTGGAATGGCGTAAGCGATTGATGATACTATGGTTGTCGCGAATAAGTGGCCTGAAAAGGCTCAGGAGCCGATAAAGCGGGCGTACAGGGAGCGGGCGAGGGCGACGTCAGTGGTGCCCTGGATGATGGCCCTTCCGTCGGCGAAGAGGGTCAGAGTGTGGGGCGGGCGCTCGAAGCGGAGCAGGAGGTTGTTGAAGCGGACATCGCCGTGGGGGGCGAGGCGGTCGCGCATGGCGGCGAAGTCGACTGGGCGGTGGTGTTCGTGGATCTGGACGGAGTTGCGGCCGCACAGAGTGATGTGGGGGCGGCCTTCGCCGGAGAGATGGGTGAAGACACGTCCGCCGCAGACCTCGCAGTCCGGGCGGGAGTGAGCGGCGGTGATCTCGGAGCGCTCTGCTGTCCAGAGATCGAAGGAGAGGAGAGTTCGGCGCATGTGTTGAGGCTGGCCGGTGAGGAATTTTAGGGCTTCTGTGACCTGGAGGGAGGCGGCAAGGTTGACGGCGGTGGCTAGGATGCCGGACGTGTCGCAGGTCTCAACCGGGCCGGAGGGCGGCTTGGGGAAGATGCAGGCGAGGCAGGCGGTGGGCTCCCAGGTTTCGGAGGATTCGGGCGCTGCGGGGAGGATGTTCATGGTGGCGGCGTAGGAGCCGATGGCCGCGGCGTAGATCCAAGGCTTGGACTGCTGGACGGCGAAGTCATTGAGGAGATAGCGCGTCTCGAAGTTGTCGGTGGCGTCGAGAATGATCTGGGCGGGGCCGAGGAGCTCGGCGACGTTGGCCGGGACAAGGTCGGCGATGTGCGCGTTGACGCGGATGGTGGAGTTGAAGAGGGCGATTTTGCGGCGGGCGGCCTCGGCCTTGGGGAGCGAGTCGAGCGCGTCCTGTTCGTCGAATAGAATCTGGCGCTGAAGATTGGAGGGTTCGACGAAGTCTCGGTCGATTAGGGTGAGGGTTCCGACGCCG
It encodes the following:
- a CDS encoding RNA polymerase sigma factor, which produces MTENKTVPGLFKRNPPIAGETEAIERAKAGDAEAFSRLYALHKRRVYTLCLRMLGNVSEAEDMTQEAFLHLFRKIGSFRGESAFSTWLHRLTVNLVLMHLRKKGLQLVSLEETINPSEEDAPKRDFGSRDPHLAGSVDRVALERAVASLPPGYRMVFVLHDVEGFEHNEIAGMLECSTGNSKSQLHKARLKLRELLRQPESTKEADLKEAAL
- a CDS encoding ThiF family adenylyltransferase, encoding MSHTVQEPVPATIDDQERYSRQVLFSGIGVEGQRRLATSHAAIVGCGATGAAAASLLARAGVGTLTLIDRDFVEPSNLQRQILFDEQDALDSLPKAEAARRKIALFNSTIRVNAHIADLVPANVAELLGPAQIILDATDNFETRYLLNDFAVQQSKPWIYAAAIGSYAATMNILPAAPESSETWEPTACLACIFPKPPSGPVETCDTSGILATAVNLAASLQVTEALKFLTGQPQHMRRTLLSFDLWTAERSEITAAHSRPDCEVCGGRVFTHLSGEGRPHITLCGRNSVQIHEHHRPVDFAAMRDRLAPHGDVRFNNLLLRFERPPHTLTLFADGRAIIQGTTDVALARSLYARFIGS